The following coding sequences are from one Arachis hypogaea cultivar Tifrunner chromosome 7, arahy.Tifrunner.gnm2.J5K5, whole genome shotgun sequence window:
- the LOC112702973 gene encoding protein FLX-like 1 isoform X1, producing the protein MSSGRSRGQQQHLPMKGASHHPPPHTALSPPIHDPLFGARGLGPVPPPHPALLEELRESQMGLGVRPIPLHPAAIIEERLAAQHQDIQGLLGDNQRLAATHVALKQELEAAQHELQRMAHYRESLRADTDARMRELYDKSVHLEAELRGAEAMRVELLQVHTDIKELTAVRQELTGQVQAMTQDLARMNADLKRMPALKADVEAMKQELQCARAAIEYEKKGFAENYEHGQVMEKKLISMAREMEKLRAEIANAEKRQRAATNPGPGYNANYGNAEAGYAGNPYPAIYGMNPVQPGMENFPQYGSGPAAWVAYEMQRAQGHR; encoded by the exons ATGTCGTCTGGCAGGAGCCGTGGCCAACAACAACACCTTCCAATGAAAGGCGCTTCACATCATCCGCCGCCGCACACAGCCTTGTCACCGCCAATCCATGACCCACTCTTTGGGGCCCGGGGCTTAGGCCCGGTACCCCCGCCCCACCCGGCTCTCCTCGAAGAGTTGCGGGAATCGCAGATGGGCCTGGGCGTCCGGCCCATTCCACTCCACCCGGCTGCAATAATCGAGGAGCGTCTGGCTGCACAGCACCAGGATATTCAGGGTCTGCTGGGTGACAACCAGCGGCTGGCCGCCACTCACGTTGCCCTCAAGCAGGAGCTGGAGGCCGCGCAGCACGAGCTGCAACGGATGGCGCACTACAGGGAATCTCTGCGGGCCGACACTGATGCGAGGATGAGGGAATTGTACGACAAGTCGGTTCATCTGGAGGCCGAGCTTCGCGGCGCGGAGGCCATGAGGGTGGAGCTTCTTCAGGTTCATACTGATATTAAGGAGCTTACCGCTGTGAGGCAGGAACTCACTGGGCAGGTTCAGGCCATGACACAGGACCTGGCCAGGATGAATGCGGACTTGAAGCGAATGCCAGCTCTGAAGGCCGATGTGGAGGCTATGAAACAGGAATTGCAATGTGCAAG GGCTGCTATTGAATATGAGAAGAAAGGGTTTGCAGAAAACTATGAACATGGTCAAGTGATGGAGAAGAAATTAATCTCGATGGCTCGTGAGATGGAGAAGCTTCGTGCTGAGATTGCAAATGCAGAGAAAAGGCAACGTGCAGCTACTAATCCAG GTCCAGGCTATAATGCAAATTATGGCAATGCTGAGGCTGGATATGCTGGAAATCCCTACCCTGCCATTTATGGCATGAATCCT GTACAACCTGGTATGGAGAATTTTCCTCAGTATGGGTCTGGACCTGCTGCTTGGGTTGCATATGAGATGCAGCGTGCACAAGGACACAGATAG
- the LOC112704065 gene encoding uncharacterized protein: MKDKSLEKSKFIRFERFPFKKTPSNFLKKYIFRKGECSNVKKEPPILIDFFAAEKDSQVARQEDTHADVDVLKRKMNGTDVTDRFDEEFHAEIEMLLYSPIKETTKVLSSVLDGSPELSRKK; the protein is encoded by the exons ATGAAG GATAAATCTTTGGAAAAATCTAAGTTCATTAGATTTGAACGTTTCCCTTTTAAGAAGACAccatcaaattttttgaaaaaatatatttttcgaaAGGGGGAATGTTCAAATGTGAAAAAGGAACCCCCAATATTAATAGATTTTTTTGCTGCTGAAAAAGATTCTCAAGTAGCTAGACAAGAGGATACGCATGCTGATGTTGATGtgttgaaaagaaaaatgaatggaACGGATGTGACTGATAGATTTGATGAGGAGTTTCATGCTGAAATTGAAATGTTACTATATTCACCTATTAAAGAAACCACG AAAGTATTATCCAGTGTTCTTGATGGATCCCCagagttgtcaagaaagaagtga
- the LOC112702973 gene encoding protein FLX-like 1 isoform X2 translates to MKGASHHPPPHTALSPPIHDPLFGARGLGPVPPPHPALLEELRESQMGLGVRPIPLHPAAIIEERLAAQHQDIQGLLGDNQRLAATHVALKQELEAAQHELQRMAHYRESLRADTDARMRELYDKSVHLEAELRGAEAMRVELLQVHTDIKELTAVRQELTGQVQAMTQDLARMNADLKRMPALKADVEAMKQELQCARAAIEYEKKGFAENYEHGQVMEKKLISMAREMEKLRAEIANAEKRQRAATNPGPGYNANYGNAEAGYAGNPYPAIYGMNPVQPGMENFPQYGSGPAAWVAYEMQRAQGHR, encoded by the exons ATGAAAGGCGCTTCACATCATCCGCCGCCGCACACAGCCTTGTCACCGCCAATCCATGACCCACTCTTTGGGGCCCGGGGCTTAGGCCCGGTACCCCCGCCCCACCCGGCTCTCCTCGAAGAGTTGCGGGAATCGCAGATGGGCCTGGGCGTCCGGCCCATTCCACTCCACCCGGCTGCAATAATCGAGGAGCGTCTGGCTGCACAGCACCAGGATATTCAGGGTCTGCTGGGTGACAACCAGCGGCTGGCCGCCACTCACGTTGCCCTCAAGCAGGAGCTGGAGGCCGCGCAGCACGAGCTGCAACGGATGGCGCACTACAGGGAATCTCTGCGGGCCGACACTGATGCGAGGATGAGGGAATTGTACGACAAGTCGGTTCATCTGGAGGCCGAGCTTCGCGGCGCGGAGGCCATGAGGGTGGAGCTTCTTCAGGTTCATACTGATATTAAGGAGCTTACCGCTGTGAGGCAGGAACTCACTGGGCAGGTTCAGGCCATGACACAGGACCTGGCCAGGATGAATGCGGACTTGAAGCGAATGCCAGCTCTGAAGGCCGATGTGGAGGCTATGAAACAGGAATTGCAATGTGCAAG GGCTGCTATTGAATATGAGAAGAAAGGGTTTGCAGAAAACTATGAACATGGTCAAGTGATGGAGAAGAAATTAATCTCGATGGCTCGTGAGATGGAGAAGCTTCGTGCTGAGATTGCAAATGCAGAGAAAAGGCAACGTGCAGCTACTAATCCAG GTCCAGGCTATAATGCAAATTATGGCAATGCTGAGGCTGGATATGCTGGAAATCCCTACCCTGCCATTTATGGCATGAATCCT GTACAACCTGGTATGGAGAATTTTCCTCAGTATGGGTCTGGACCTGCTGCTTGGGTTGCATATGAGATGCAGCGTGCACAAGGACACAGATAG